A genomic window from Punica granatum isolate Tunisia-2019 chromosome 2, ASM765513v2, whole genome shotgun sequence includes:
- the LOC116196433 gene encoding choline monooxygenase, chloroplastic, with protein sequence MATVTMTPSSSTMKPRISTLCPNSLNSSSRFINNRKIPFTPGGIFGRRATSKGAAVSTIDDFDPKIPIEEAATPPSSWYTEQSFFDLELDRVFYRGWQAVGYIEQIKLPHDFFTGRLGNVEFVVCRDDNGKVHAFHNVCRHHASLLASGTGNKSCFVCPYHGWTYGLNGDLLKATRIKGIKNFNVNGFGLIPIKVATWGPFVLLNLEKDASSQLEVDGDVVSHEWLGSCSNILSMNGVADSSLTYICRREYTIECNWKVFCDNYLDGGYHVPYAHKGLASNLKLDSYSTCIYEKVSIQWCEGGTADAQDDYDRLGSKALYAFIYPNFMINRYGPWMDTNLVLPLGPRKCRVIFDYFLEDHLKDDRDFIAKSLQDSERVQMEDVMLCEGVQRGLESPAYCSGRYAPTVENAMHHFHCLLHSELKE encoded by the exons ATGGCGACCGTGACGATGACTCCATCATCATCCACCATGAAGCCCCGCATCTCCACTCTCTGTCCAAATTCACTGAACAGCAGCAGTCGCTTCATAAACAACCGGAAGATTCCCTTTACTCCTGGTGGAATCTTTGGCCGCCGCGCCACCTCCAAGGGAGCGGCAGTCTCGACCATAGACGACTTCGACCCAAAGATTCCGATCGAGGAGGCCGCCACGCCGCCGAGCTCGTGGTATACTGAGCAGTCGTTCTTCGACCTCGAGCTGGACCGTGTCTTCTATAGGGGCTGGCAGGCTGTCG GTTATATTGAGCAGATCAAATTACCTCATGATTTCTTCACTGGCAG ATTGGGAAATGTAGAATTTGTGGTGTGTCGAGATGATAATGGAAAAGTCCATGCCTTTCACAATGTTTGTCGCCACCATGCTTCACTTCTTGCGTCCGGAACCGGCAACAAGTCTTGCTTTGTTTGCCCGTATCAT GGGTGGACTTATGGGCTGAATGGAGATCTTCTCAAGGCAACTAGAATCAAGggaattaaaaatttcaatgtAAAT GGGTTTGGGCTTATACCCATAAAAGTTGCCACATGGGGACCATTTGTTCTCCTGAATTTGGAGAAAGACGCTTCATCTCAGCTGGAGGTAGATGGAGATGTCGTGTCTCATGAATGGCTTGGTAGTTGTTCAAATATATTGAGCATGAATGGCGTCGCTGATTCTTCACTCACCTATATATGTAGGCGTGAATACACCATCGAGTGTAACTGGAAG GTTTTCTGTGACAACTATTTAGATGGTGGCTATCATGTTCCATATGCACACAAGGGGCTTGCATCTAACCTCAAGCTCGATTCTTACTCAACATGC ATCTATGAAAAGGTAAGCATTCAATGGTGTGAAGGTGGCACAGCTGATGCTCAGGATGATTATGATCGCCTTGGTTCCAAAGCTCTCTATGCTTTCATTTATCCAAACTTCATGATCAATAG GTATGGACCCTGGATGGACACCAATCTTGTCCTCCCACTCGGGCCGAGGAAATGCAGAGTGATATTCGATTATTTCCTGGAAGATCATCTGAAG GATGACCGAGACTTCATTGCGAAAAGTCTCCAAGATAGTGAAAGAGTACAG ATGGAAGATGTTATGCTTTGTGAAGGGGTTCAGAGGGGCCTGGAATCTCCAGCTTACTGCAGCGGCAGATATGCCCCTACCGTAGAGAATGCAATGCACCATTTCCACTGCCTGCTTCATAGCGAGCTGAAAGAGTGA
- the LOC116196432 gene encoding calcium-transporting ATPase 10, plasma membrane-type — translation MDDNKGSPYRQRRDMEAGGSRSDDVYDDSSDTFYIPSKNAPIERLKRWRQAVLVLNASRRFRYTLDLKKEEEKQQTLRKIRAHAQAIRAAHLFQNARGPTNGAIIPPIPNGDFGISQDQLVVMTRDHSSDALEEYGGVEGLSKLLKTNLDKGIHGDDADLLARRNVFGSNTYPRRKGRSFWMFLWEAWQDLTLIILIIAAVASLVLGIKTEGIEEGWYDGGSIAFAVILVIVVTAISDYRQSLQFQNLNEEKRNIHLEVVRGGRRVEVSIYDLVVGDVVPLNIGDQVPADGVLISGHSLAVDESSMTGESNIVHKGSRDPFLMSGCKVADGSGTMLVTSVGINTEWGMLMASISEDTGEETPLQVRLNGVATFVGIVGLTVAVFVLAVLLIRYFTGHTKDPNGIVQFRAGKTSVSDAVDGAIKIVTVAVTIVVVAVPEGLPLAVTLTLAYSMRKMMADKALVRRLSACETMGSATTICSDKTGTLTLNQMTVVEAYAGGKKIHPLDSASHLPSTLVSLLIQGIAQNTNGSVYTPEGGDEVEVSGSPTEKAILQWACKLGMNFDAVRSESSIIHVFPFNSEKKRGGVAIRLPDSQVHIHWKGAAEIVLASCTQYMDSNDQLLAMDEEKMAFYRKAIEDMASGSLRCVAIAYRTCDPKDIPSDEEQLTKWALPEDELILLAIVGIKDPCRPGVKVAVQLCQNAGVKVRMVTGDNLQTARAIALECGILGSNGDATEPDLIEGKSFRALSDAERVQIAEKISVMGRSSPNDKLLLVQALRKKGHVVAVTGDGTNDAPALHEADIGLAMGIQGTEVAKESSDIIILDDNFASVVKVVRWGRSVYANIQKFIQFQLTVNVAALIINVVAAVSSGDVPLNAVQLLWVNLIMDTLGALALATEPPTDHLMHRSPVGRREPLITNIMWRNLLIQAAYQVTVLLILNFRGRSILNLQHDDSAHANKVKNTLIFNAFVFCQIFNEFNARKPDEFNVFSGITKNHLFVAIVAVTLVLQVLIIEFLGKFASTVRLNWKYWIISIVIAAISWPLALVGKLIPVPETPLSKYFSGPYRRCTRILRGRQRAP, via the exons ATGGATGATAACAAAGGGTCGCCGTACCGGCAGAGGCGGGACATGGAAGCCGGCGGGAGCCGTTCCGATGACGTATATGATGATTCCTCCGACACCTTTTACATCCCCAGCAAGAACGCTCCGATAGAGCGGCTCAAGCGATGGAGG CAAGCGGTATTGGTTTTGAATGCCTCTCGTCGATTCAGATACACGCTTGACTtaaagaaagaggaagagaagcAGCAGACACTGAGGAAGATTAGGGCTCATGCTCAGGCTATTCGG GCTGCACATCTTTTTCAAAATGCCAGAGGACCAACTAATG gAGCTATAATACCACCGATTCCAAATGGTGATTTTGGCATTAGTCAAGATCAACTTGTGGTCATGACAAGAGATCACAGTTCTGATGCTTTGGAAGAATATGGAGGG GTTGAGGGGCTATCAAAGCTGTTAAAGACGAACTTAGATAAAGGTATACATGGAGATGATGCAGATTTGCTGGCTAGAAGGAATGTCTTTGGCTCAAATACATATCCTCGAAGGAAAGGAAGGAgtttttgg ATGTTCCTTTGGGAAGCTTGGCAAGATCTTACTTTGATCATATTGATCATAGCTGCAGTGGCATCTTTGGTACTGGGAATTAAGACAGAG gGTATTGAAGAAGGGTGGTATGATGGTGGGAGCATTGCTTTTGCTGTTATTCTCGTCATTGTCGTTACAG CTATAAGTGATTACAGACAGTCTCTTCAGTTTCAAAACTTGaatgaagagaagagaaatATCCATCTTGAG GTCGTTCGAGGCGGTAGACGAGTTGAAGTCTCAATATATGATCTTGTTGTCGGTGATGTTGTGCCTCTTAATATTGGTGATCAG GTTCCTGCTGATGGGGTCTTGATATCTGGCCATTCTCTTGCAGTAGATGAATCTAGCATGACAGGAGAGAGCAACATT GTCCACAAGGGCTCCAGGGATCCTTTTCTGATGTCTGGCTGTAAAGTTGCTGATGGTAGTGGCACTATGCTG GTCACAAGTGTTGGGATTAATACTGAATGGGGGATGCTTATGGCCAGTATTTCAGAAGATACTGGAGAAGAGACGCCGTTGCAG GTTCGCTTGAATGGTGTTGCTACTTTCGTCGGTATTGTTGGGCTGACAGTGGCTGTCTTTGTTTTGGCTGTTCTTTTGATCAG ATATTTCACTGGACATACTAAAGATCCAAATGGTATTGTTCAGTTTCGAGCGGGGAAGACTAGCGTTAGTGATGCAGTAGACGGAGCTATCAAAATTGTCACTGTTGCG GTCACAATCGTAGTTGTTGCAGTGCCTGAAGGGCTGCCTTTGGCTGTTACATTAAC ACTTGCGTACTCAATGAGAAAAATGATGGCCGACAAAGCCTTG GTGAGAAGACTCTCTGCCTGTGAGACTATGGGATCAGCCACTACCATATGCAGTGACAAGACTGGAACCCTGACTCTGAATCAG ATGACAGTGGTTGAGGCTTATGCTGGAGGAAAGAAAATTCACCCTCTAGATAGTGCTTCTCATCTACCTTCTACTCTGGTTTCTCTGCTTATTCAAGGCAttgctcaaaatacaaatggCAGTGTATATACACCTGAA GGTGGGGATGAGGTTGAGGTCTCCGGTTCACCGACTGAAAAAGCCATACTTCAGTGGGCCTGCAAG TTAGGAATGAACTTTGACGCTGTTCGGTCTGAGTCTTCGATTATTCATGTTTTTCCATTCAACTCAGAGAAAAAACGTGGTGGAGTTGCTATAAGGCTG CCTGATTCACAAGTTCATATTCACTGGAAAGGAGCTGCTGAAATAGTTTTAGCCTCATGTACCCAGTACATGGACTCCAATGATCAACTGTTAGCGATGGATGAGGAAAAG ATGGCGTTTTACAGGAAAGCAATTGAAGATATGGCTTCTGGTAGTTTAAGATGTGTTGCAATTGCATACCGAACATGTGATCCGAAAGATATCCCTAGTGATGAAGAGCAGTTGACTAAGTGGGCATTGCCAGAGGACGAGCTCATTTTGTTGGCTATCGTGGGCATAAAG GATCCTTGTCGCCCTGGTGTAAAAGTCGCAGTGCAGCTATGCCAAAATGCTGGAGTGAAG GTGCGAATGGTTACTGGTGACAATCTTCAAACTGCCAGAGCTATTGCTTTGGAATGTGGGATACTTGGTTCAAATGGAGATGCTACGGAGCCGGATCTTATTGAAGGAAAATCATTCCGCGCATTGTCTGATGCAGAAAGGGTGCAAATTGCAGAAAAGATATCT GTGATGGGACGGTCTTCCCCAAATGACAAGCTTTTGCTTGTTCAAGCGCTGCGAAAGAAGGGACACGTGGTTGCTGTGACCGGAGATGGAACTAATGATGCTCCTGCTTTACATGAG GCAGATATTGGCCTTGCGATGGGTATACAAGGCACAGAAGTTGCCAAGGAGAGCTCTGATATTATCATCTTGGATGATAATTTCGCTTCTGTTGTGAAG GTTGTTAGATGGGGCCGTTCTGTTTATGCAAATATTCAGAAATTCATCCAATTCCAGTTGACGGTTAATGTGGCAGCTCTTATTATAAATGTTGTGGCTGCTGTTTCTTCCGGTGATGTTCCATTGAATGCTGTCCAG CTTCTGTGGGTCAATCTTATCATGGACACACTCGGAGCACTGGCATTGGCCACGGAACCACCGACTGATCATTTGATGCATAGGTCTCCAGTGGGTAGGAG AGAACCTCTCATCACGAATATCATGTGGAGAAACTTGCTCATTCAG GCCGCTTATCAAGTTACTGTCTTGCTGATCCTAAATTTCCGAGGCCGCAGCATATTGAACTTGCAACATGATGATAGTGCTCATGCTAACAAAGTCAAGAATACTTTGATCTTCAATGCATTTGTCTTCTGCCAG ATCTTCAATGAATTCAATGCGAGGAAACCCGATGAGTTCAATGTGTTCAGTGGGATCACTAAGAATCACCTCTTTGTGGCCATTGTTGCTGTGACACTAGTACTTCAG GTGCTCATCATTGAGTTCCTTGGGAAGTTCGCTTCGACTGTGAGACTTAACTGGAAGTATTGGATAATATCAATTGTCATTGCTGCCATCAG TTGGCCCCTTGCCCTCGTTGGAAAGCTCATACCAGTCCCAGAGACTCCGCTTAGCAAGTACTTCTCTGGACCATATCGTCGCTGCACGAGGATATTACGGGGTCGTCAGAGAGCTCCATAA
- the LOC116196431 gene encoding hsp70/Hsp90 co-chaperone CNS1-like isoform X1, giving the protein MSRAKGNRPTRKPFATGSFRDQFYRKFRDSLHDKDILAIDYQMLDGVLQQRKGKQLIHKAVDELEGSGRCEFNNYNVAENLKSQGDKAMGSNGTSDAIQLYTCALALRGDSSTYYADRAAAFTEIGEYKEAFEDCLAAIHFDPKYWNNKLIVIEQINRLH; this is encoded by the exons ATGTCAAGAGCCAAG GGCAATCGTCCAACAAGGAAACCCTTTGCCACTG GATCATTTAGAGATCAGTTTTACCGGAAGTTCCGTGATTCTCTTCATGATAAGGACATTCTGGCGATTGACTATCAAATGCTTGATGGTGTACTTCAACAGAGGAAGGGGAAGCAACTAATACATAAAGCCGTAGAT GAGCTGGAAGGTTCTGGACGCTGTGAATTTAACAATTACAACGTGGCTGAAAACTTGAAATCTCAAG GCGACAAAGCTATGGGGTCGAACGGGACATCTGATGCAATTCAGCTCTATACATGTGCCCTTGCACTTCGTGGAGATAGTTCGACTTACTATGCTGACAG GGCAGCTGCTTTCACCGagatcggtgaatacaaagaAGCCTTTGAAGACTGTCTTGCTGCCATTCACTTTGACCCCAAATATTGGAACAACAAATTAATCGTTATCGAGCAAATTAATCGTCTTCACTGA
- the LOC116196431 gene encoding uncharacterized protein LOC116196431 isoform X2 yields the protein MSRAKGNRPTRKPFATGSFRDQFYRKFRDSLHDKDILAIDYQMLDGVLQQRKGKQLIHKAVDELEGSGRCEFNNYNVAENLKSQGDKAMGSNGTSDAIQLYTCALALRGDSSTYYADREKFL from the exons ATGTCAAGAGCCAAG GGCAATCGTCCAACAAGGAAACCCTTTGCCACTG GATCATTTAGAGATCAGTTTTACCGGAAGTTCCGTGATTCTCTTCATGATAAGGACATTCTGGCGATTGACTATCAAATGCTTGATGGTGTACTTCAACAGAGGAAGGGGAAGCAACTAATACATAAAGCCGTAGAT GAGCTGGAAGGTTCTGGACGCTGTGAATTTAACAATTACAACGTGGCTGAAAACTTGAAATCTCAAG GCGACAAAGCTATGGGGTCGAACGGGACATCTGATGCAATTCAGCTCTATACATGTGCCCTTGCACTTCGTGGAGATAGTTCGACTTACTATGCTGACAG GGAGAAATTCCTCTGA